A section of the Streptococcus oriscaviae genome encodes:
- a CDS encoding 5-formyltetrahydrofolate cyclo-ligase — MSKKELRKLMLTKLKAMSCTDRQAWSVWGSQQLFQTAYYQQAKTVATFLSLPHEFDTQMLIDQAQKDGKRLLVPKTDGKRDMIFVEYDPEQLVQSTFGIWEPISSEAVPASEIDLIQVPGLVWNPARYRIGYGGGYYDRYLKTYQGKTVSILCSWQEADFQEEAFDCAVEEVIIYEDLDG, encoded by the coding sequence ATGTCTAAGAAGGAACTTCGAAAGCTCATGCTGACAAAATTGAAGGCTATGTCTTGTACAGATAGACAGGCTTGGAGTGTATGGGGAAGCCAGCAGCTGTTTCAGACGGCCTATTATCAGCAGGCAAAGACAGTGGCGACCTTTCTATCTCTTCCACATGAGTTTGATACCCAAATGCTGATTGATCAGGCTCAGAAAGATGGGAAGCGCCTTTTGGTTCCTAAGACGGATGGCAAGAGGGATATGATTTTTGTAGAATATGACCCTGAACAGCTTGTGCAATCAACCTTTGGCATTTGGGAGCCCATCTCGTCTGAGGCGGTTCCTGCTTCTGAGATAGATCTTATCCAAGTACCGGGGTTGGTCTGGAATCCGGCTCGCTATCGTATCGGCTATGGTGGTGGCTACTATGATCGTTACTTGAAGACCTATCAGGGTAAGACAGTCAGTATCCTATGCAGCTGGCAAGAAGCTGACTTTCAGGAGGAGGCTTTTGATTGTGCGGTAGAGGAGGTAATTATTTATGAGGACTTGGATGGATAA
- a CDS encoding rhomboid family intramembrane serine protease, translating into MRTWMDKRYPVTNGLLLLTTVVFLLMQVLRFGQATSAGTIYEFGGLYGDVLKVDISQFWRLLSPIFVHIGWQHFFFNSITLYSLGYQLEPLFGSKRFFLLYLLSGLMGNVFVLFFTPNVIVAGASTSLFGLFGAMALLRYGSRTPYLRVLGQRYTALLVLNLMLGFFNPAVSMAGHLGGAVGGCLTVIFLPPLLESRLFSRQQKFLALLGYLVLLVGMIALSLFYLL; encoded by the coding sequence ATGAGGACTTGGATGGATAAACGCTATCCGGTAACCAATGGACTGTTGCTGTTGACGACGGTGGTCTTTTTACTGATGCAGGTGTTGCGGTTTGGACAGGCGACATCAGCTGGAACGATTTATGAGTTTGGTGGGCTCTATGGTGACGTTCTCAAAGTGGACATTAGTCAGTTTTGGCGTTTGCTGTCGCCCATCTTTGTACATATTGGCTGGCAGCATTTTTTCTTTAATAGCATCACCCTGTATAGTTTAGGTTACCAACTGGAGCCTCTCTTTGGCTCTAAACGATTTTTCTTGCTCTATCTTTTGTCTGGGCTTATGGGGAATGTCTTTGTCCTCTTTTTCACTCCCAATGTGATCGTGGCAGGAGCCTCCACCTCCCTTTTTGGTTTATTTGGGGCCATGGCCCTGCTTCGTTACGGAAGTCGGACTCCCTATCTCAGAGTTTTGGGTCAGCGGTACACAGCCTTGCTTGTGCTCAATCTGATGTTGGGATTTTTCAACCCCGCAGTCAGTATGGCCGGTCATCTTGGTGGGGCTGTTGGAGGCTGTTTGACAGTCATTTTCTTACCACCTTTACTAGAATCTAGGCTTTTTAGCCGACAGCAAAAGTTCTTGGCCCTATTAGGCTATCTTGTATTATTAGTGGGCATGATTGCTCTGTCGCTTTTTTATCTTCTGTAA